The DNA segment AAGTTTATTAGATGAGAAAAAATCTTACCTTTGCTTAAATTGTAAACTAAGGTTTGAGACAATGCTTGCTTTTCATGATTATTTAATTACAGGTGATTTAAAGAGCCAGGAAAGATTTGCTAATGAGGCAATCCAGAGAGATCCTGAGGATGGAACAGGACATGCAGTCTTAGGCTTGGTTTATAAAGAAAAGGGTGAATATAAAAAAGCAGAGCATGAGCTTTGGAAGGCATTGGAGACTTCCTCCGAAAACGAAATCGCTTTCTATCTTCTTGGAGAAGTTTATTATGCCCGTGCACAAGAAAGTCTTAAAGCTGTAAAATCAATCCAAAATTATATTGATAAGGAGCCAGAAGAAATATTAACCTTTGCCAAGAGAAGTTTAATCTCTGAACCAGATAATCCCTTTTACAGAGTTTTGATTAGCTTTGCCTATTTTAAGTTAGAAGATTATGAGGAGGCAGAAGAAGAGATAAATAAAATAAAGGGAAAGGAAGCGGAAGCATTAAAGTTGGCTATAAATGAGATGAGGTGGGCAAAAGAAAAATACCAAAAAGCATATCAAATAAATCGTTTCTTACCTTCCATATTTTACAATTGTGCTATTGATTTTGGAGAAAATAAAAAGTATGCCGAGGCAATAAAGCTTTATAAGCAGGCTATTAGAATTCATAAAGATGCTCGGTTCTATACTAATTTAGGATTGGACTACTGGAATATAAAGGATTATCAAAAGGCAATTGTATCTTTTAGAGAAGCGCTTAAGATTGATCCTAATCATGCCACAGCTTACCTTGGTTTAGGAAAAGCTTATGGTTCATTGGGAGATTTTGAAAAAGCAGAACTTTATCTTAGGGAAACCTTAAGGCTTGATCCATCCTATGCCTTTGCTTATTTTTACTTAGGATTGATTTACGAAAAAGAAGGAAATATTGAAAATGCTGTTGAAAACTATAAGAGATGTGTTTCCTTAAAGGGTAAAGAAAAAGAGGATTTTCAAGGGAAGATGGTTAATATAGAAGAAAGAATGAAAACATTGACAGAAGAAAAATAGAAGAAATACTGTGAACAAGTAATCGCTGCTTCCAAGACCGAAACAGTAAATAGAACTTTGTTAATTTCCAAAAATAGTGGAGTTTATCCCGATGAATATCGGGTACGAGCCTAAATTTCGCTTCCGACGATAATTTGGTAGAAAAACATCTCATTAGAAGTCATTGCGAGGCCCCACATCACAGTGCGGGGTAAACTCCGCCGAAGCAATCTCGTTGGTGAAATAGCAAAGTGATGAGATTGCCACGCCACTTCGGGGCTCGCAATGACAGATTAACCATTTTTGAGGTCCCCGATAGAGACATTCGGGGACAGGTCCCCGATTTAATCGGGGATAAGAGGGCTCAAAAAGTGCCATTTTTTAACAAAGTACTGTTAGGATTTAAAATTTAGGATTTAGAATTTGCCTTAATTTGGTGTTTGGAATTTGGAATTTGCCGTTAATTGGAGGTTTTTTATGCGAAACATTTTTGAATGGATTGGGATGAAAAAAGAAAAAGAGGTTTTGGAACACTCTCAGGAACATTTTGGTAAAGTTATTCAGACGGTAAAAGAACTTGAAAAAGCAGTCAAGTCGTTTGTAAATAAAGATTTTACAAATATGCGAAATTTTATTCATAATGTTGCACAGTATGAACATGATGCAGATATCATACGAAGGAAACTCATTGCTGATATGTCAACAGGTGTGATTCTTCCGGAAGACAGAACCGATTTAATGAATTTTGTTATACGGGTAGATACGATTGCTGACTGGGCACATACTGCCGGTAGATTTCTTGCATTATGGGATGGTACTGTTGACGAAAGTTTCGGGAAGGAACTGAAAATATTTATTGAAACATCTGTGAATGCAGTAGTAAAACTTAAAGATGTTGTTGATACTATTGGAAATGAAAGCGAGCAAAAAATTCTGGAACTTTGCACCGCTGTTGAAAATACGGAAGAAATAGCAGACGACCAGCACAGAGATTTATTAAAAATTATACTGAAATCAAATCTGTCAATATCGCAGGTTGTGGTGGCGCATGATTTAATTGAGGCGATTGAAAACATTTCTGATGCCTGTGAGATAGTTGCGGACTCTTTAAGAATTCTTGCAGTAGAAATTTCAAGGCGGTAATTTATGTCAACGCTTGTTGTGGTTGGGCTTCAATGGGGTGACGAAGGTAAAGGCAAGGTTGTGCATTTTTTATCTAAAGATGCCGACTATATTGTCCGTTATCAAGGTGGAAATAATGCAGGTCATACCGTTGTGTTTGATAATAACGAGTTTGTACTACATCTTGTTCCGTCGGGAATACTTGAAAAAGGCAAAAAGTGTATTATCGGGAATGGTGTTGTTATTGACCCTGAAGCATTAGTTTCTGAAATAAATTTTTTGGAAAAAAGGGGAATAAAAGTTAGAGAACGGCTTTTTATTTCTGATAAGGCACATATTATCCTGCCATATCACAAGATTTTAGATGCGGTCAGAGAAAAAATTCAAAAAATAGGGACAACAAAAAAAGGAATCGGACCCTGCTATGCAGATAAATTGGCGAGAACAGGTATCCGTCTGGGTGAATATATTGATAGAAACATTTTTGAGCAATTGCTTAAAAATAATTTAGACGAAAAAGCAAAAATGGTTGGGAATATTGATGAAATTAAAAAGTCCATTTTTAGGAATTATTCTGTTATCGTTGATAAAATCAGAAATTATGTAACTGATACACCAGCGTTGATAAATGGCTTAATCACGAAAAAGAAAAAGATAATTTTTGAGAGTGCGCAGGGAACACTTTTGGATGTTGATTTCGGAACATATCCATTCGTCACATCTTCAAATCCTATTGCAGGTGGGGTTTGTGTCGGGTGCGGAATAGGACCTACAAAAATTGACAAAGTTTTAGGTATCGCTAAAGCATATACTACACGGGTAGGCGAAGGACCAATGCCTACGGAATTACAAAATGAAACTGGCGAGTTTATTCAACAAAAAGGTAAAGAGTTCGGTGCTACAACCGGCAGACCTCGGCGGTGTGGCTGGTTTGACGCGGTTGCTGTAAAATATGCAGTTATGTTAAATGGTTGTAAAGAAATTGTGCTGACAAAACTGGATGTGCTGGATGATTTGAAAAAAATTAAAATCTGTGTTGACTATAAATATAACGGTAAAATAATAAAAAAATTCCCATCATCAAGAAAAATTATGCAATCTATAAATCCTGTCTATATAGAGCTATCAGGTTGGCAGGAATCAATCAAAGGGATAACAAGATTTGCAAATTTGCCTGTCAATGCCCGTCAATATGTAAAAAAAATAGAGCAACTTATCGGTGCAAAAATTTCGTTGATTTCAAATGGTAGAAGCAGAGAAGAAATAGTAAAAATGAAAAATTGATGTCTATCATAATCCTGTGCTGATATAGCAAAACAACCATGAAACCAATAAAAATACTTATTGTTGAAGACGATAATATTTTCAGGGAACTTTTGAGAGAAAGATTAAAAGAAGAAAAAGATTTTAAGATTGTTGGCGAAACAAACAATGGATATTATGTTGTCAAACTTGCTGAAGAATATAAACCTGATGTTGTATTGATGGACATATCAATGCCTGGTATGGACGGTATTGAAGCAACAAAAAGGATACTTAAAAAACTCAATACAAAGATCATTATACTTTCTGTTTATGAGGATGAATTACATATACTTGATGCTGTAAAAGCAGGTGCTGTAGGTTATGTGCCAAAATCAAAATTAGTTGAAGACCTGATAAAAACTATACATGTAGTATGCCAAAAAGGTATGTCAGTTTCAGAGATAGTTATATCAAAACTTGTTTATGCAGTAAAAACAACAACGGGTGCAAAAAAGTTTACAGAACGCGAGATACAAATCCTGAAACTTGTTTCGGATGGATTTTCTAATAGGGAGATAGCAGATAATATTTTCATATCAGAAAAGACAGTAAAAAACCAACTCAACATAATCTTTTCAAAACTTCTGGTTAAAAACCGTGCTGAAGCCGTAAAAGAAGCTATCCATCAGAAAATTATCAGTGCAGGTTAGATATGATGAATAATAAGTTATTCTGGTTGATGATAATTTTCTTAACATCTTTTACAATCTATTGGTTGACATTATGTCCGACAGTATATTGGGGTGATTCTGCTGACTTTGCATCAGCATGCTGGACAAGAGGTATTCCGCATTCTACAGGGTACCCATTATACACACTGTGTGGAACAAACGCAATGTTTCTTGGTGAACAATTATTTTCAGGAAAAGAACCTGTATACTGGTTAAATCTAACATCTGTATTTTTTGGTGCTGGAAGCGTTTCTCTTTTATGTATAATAATAATTGTTATAACAAATGATTTTTTTGCTGGAATTATTAGTTCGTTTGTATTTGCGTTCTTAAATCCATTCTGGGAAGTTTCTACTATTGCAGAGGTTTATACTTTTAATGTTTTTTTGCTGCTTTTGTTTTTTCTTATTATATTGCTCTGGTTACAGAAACCAGATGCATATAAGTTGTTATATCTTGGGATGTTTATTCTTGGACTTAGTCTGGCTAATCATCTTTCTTTGGTATCAATAATACCAGCAGTTGTGTATATTCTCTACCATCAAAGAAAAATCTTATCATCCAATGTAATAATTACTATGTGTTGTATGTTCCTGCTAGGGTTGACACCTTATCTTTATATTTTTTTGCGTGCTCAACTTTCACCGGTGATTAATTCAGGTGAGTCAAAAACGATATCACTGTTTTTCAGATTTATTTTTCAGCGAGATTTTTCGTACTTAATTTTTCAGAGAACACCAATACAGATACTAAAAATTACTGGAGTTCAATTCTACTCATTATTAAAAGAATTCACTTTTGTATGTATTCCATTTGTGATTATAGGAATTATTAAATGTAAGAAAGATTTTTTTTCTTTTTCTATTTTTGCTTTTTTGGGTTTAATGGTTTTGCTTTCTCTTTATGGTAAACCCGGACATAGAACTCCTGAAGCAGATAGTATCTTTCTGCCGGGATTTGCTTTATTTATTACAATGACTGGTATAGGAATACATTTTATCAGTGATATGATAAAATCGCATTTTAAAAGATTCGGATTATTTTTTATTTTTAGTATTAGTTTAATACCAGTCTGGCTTATGTATAAGAATTTTGATAGAAATAATAAACGAAACTATTTTTTTGCATATGATTATGCAATAAATTTACTAAATATGTTACCTGAGAATGGAATCTTTTTAGCGTTTGATAATTCATATGTATTTTCTATGTGGTATCTACAGAATGTTAAAAATTTGAGAACTGATGTAAAACCTATTTTTTATATTTATTTGTTTCAAGAATGGTATCAACAACAACTTAAAAGACTACAGCCGGCAATTATCATTCCTTCTCTAAAAAGAAATCAGAAAAATTGGTCAGATGGTATATTAAAATTTATAGAATACAATCTAAATAATTTTTGGGTTTATACTGATTTTCATCCGGAATATGAAAAAATTCTTAAAAAAAAATTTTTTGTTTTCCCTGTAGGATTAGGATTCGCTTTAACTAATACCGCGCATGTATCAGTTGCAATACCAACTCCAATATATCGCATACCAGAAAAATTTCATAAAGACGAAACTGTTAAGACCGTATTTAACAATTATGCATTGACTCATGATTATTTAGGAAAGAAATATCTAAAATCAGGACAGTTTGACCTTGCAATAAATGAATTCAATAAAATTGTAAAACTGATAGGGGTGAATACCCACTTATTATGTAATCTTGGTATTGCTTATTATAATAAAAGAGATAAAAATCGTGCGATACAGTATTGGAAAGAGTCACTAAAACTTGAGCCATCCAACCCAGTTCCCTTAAAAATGCTGCAGCGAATTTCAAAGTAAAGACTCCCTGCCCAAAAGTCCCGAGAATTTTTCAAAATGCAGTGGTATATGTTCATTGGAGCCCTGTTGATTCAAATGGGAATTGGATCAATATTCAAGATACTTTGATGACTGTAACCAGTGCTGGAAATACTTATTTTAGTGCAACAGCTTCTTTGCCTGCACAACCTGCTTGGACTCGTATAGAATATGTTCTGCACTGTTTTTATAATGGAGAAACTTGGTTAAAAGCGAATAGTATAATTATACCTCCATATGGAACAGGCGACCCTCAAGAAGTGATATTTCAATTACGAGGAGACGGTGGTGGCTATAACATGAATTACAGAGCAGTAGAAACACCATATGTGTTAATTGACTATCCACAGGAAAATGAGGTCATCACTTCACCGACTTACACAATCAGAATAGGCGCTAACTCATCCACAAACAGTGTTCGCGTAAAAATTGATACAGGTGATTGGAGTCAGTGTCGTCAGTCAGTAGGATACTGGTGGTTTGATTGGGCAAACTATCCAGCAGGTGCACACGAAATTATTGCTGAAGGTTGGAACCGACTTGGTCAGCGTTCTGAAACCAGTATTCGGCATTGCAGCTACCAGCCGTAAATGAAAAGTTGGCTGCTATTAAATAGCAAGAGCATTCTGATTTCTTTTCAGAGTGCTCTTTTTTTAGGTTCCCTTGAAAATTCTTACATTTTCTTGTATAATAATTCAAACGTATAGGAATTTCCTTTTTTGGACGCAGATGAACACAGATTTTAAAAATATAAATTTTAAATCTGTTTTTTCTGCGAAAATCTGCGTCCTATTAACTTGACGTAGAGATACATTTTTATGACTGATTGGATAAAAGAAGCAATCATTTATGAGATATTTCCAAGAGTGTTTTCTGACGAAGGCAATTTTCAAGGCATTATCAATCGCCTACCTGAATTACAGGAACTCGGTGTCAATACCCTGTGGCTGATGCCGATACAAAAAATTGGTAAAATTAATCGGAAAGGCACACTCGGGTCACCTTACGCAGTTGCTGACCATTATTCTATCAATTCTGATTTAGGTGATGAAAAAACTTTTCGTCAATTAGTAGAATCCGCACATAAAAATAATTTCAGAATCATTATTGACTGGGTAGCGATGTATACCGCGTGGGACCATCCGTGGCTCAAACATCATCCGGATTGGTATCGCCAGAATGAGCACGGCAAAATAATATCTGTTCCGAATACTGACTGGTATGATATCGCACATTTGAATTATGGCAGTTTTGAACTTCACGATGCGATGATTGACGCAATGGCTTACTGGCTAAAAAAATTTGATATTGATGGATTTCGGTGCGATACTGCTGGGAATATGTATGGCTTGAAACCGACAATTTTCTGGCAGAAAGCAATCTCAGAATTAAGAAAAATTAAGTCGGAAATACTTATGCTTGCAGAATGGGAAGCCCCGGAGTTTCATATAAATGCATTTGACCTGACATATTCATGGAAGTTGTATCATCTGTTGGAAGAAGTAAGAAGTAATAAATCTAATGTTGCAGATATACATCAGGTTCTAATCCAGCAGAAAAAGGAGTTTCCTGATGGTGCTTTACGACTGCGAATTATTGAAAATCACGACGAGAAACGAGCAACAGCAACCTTTGGTAAAGAGGCGGTTCGTGTATATGCTACCTTAATTTTTACACTTGACGGTGTTCCACTTTTATACAACGGACAGGAAATTGGCTCAACAGAACGACCTTCACATTTTGAGCCATTCAAAATTAACTGGCAAGCAGGTGATAAAAAGTTACGCAATTTTTACAAAAAACTTATCAAAATAAGAAAAGAAAATCCTGTTTTGTATTTAGGAACTACTAATAAAATTCAGACGACCTGTGATGAGTATATTTATGCATTCAGTAAAGAATACAAAGACCAAACTGTAATAGTTGTGATAAATTTTTCACCTAATACATCAACGGTAAACTTAAAATTTCCGTCTAACGGAATCTGGCAAGATTGTATCGGTAACAAAACAAAAGGATTAAGTAGTCAGCATTTAAATGCCGACTACCAACTTGCCCCATATACCTCACATATATTTGTAAAAAAGTAAAAAATGAAAAATGCAGTTCTACTTTTAGAAGACGGCGAAATATTTTTTGGTGAATCGTTCGGTTATGATGGTGAAACAACAGGCGAGGTTGTGTTTAATACATCTATGACCGGCTATCAGGAGATTTTAACCGACCCGTCATATAAAGGACAGATTGTTACAATGACATATTCGCATATTGGAAATTATGGAATCAATTTGGAAGATTTTGAGTCGGTAAAACCGCATCTTTCTGGCTTTATTGTTAAAGAATACTCAAAAACATATTCTAACTGGCGTGCAAAAAAATCACTCGCTGAATTCTTAAAAGAAAATAAAATTGTAGCAATTGAAAGTATAGACACACGAGCACTTGTAAAAAAAATAAGAGAAAAAGGCTCTATGAAAAGTATTGTTTCAACAATTGATTTTGACAAAAAATCGTTATTGAAAAAATTGAAATTAGCACCTGATATTATTGGCAGAGATCTTGTAAAAGAAGTCACCTGTAAGACAATCTACAAGTTCACCAAATCGCCTAATCGCCAAATCCCCCACCAATGTATTGGTGTGGGCCCGATCGCCCAATCGCCTGATGTTATTGTGATAGATTTCGGTGTTAAGTTAAACATTTTAAGGTTGCTTGTAGAAGTAGGTCTAAACCCGATAGTTGTACCAGCAAAAACATCTTTTGAAAAGATTCTGTCTCTGAAACCAAAAGGGATTCTTCTTTCAAACGGTCCTGGTGACCCTGAAGGTGTCCCTTACGCTATCAAAACAACACAGCAACTCCTTAACTCGTTACTCGTTACTCGTTACTCTGTCCCAATTTTCGGTATCTGTCTCGGGCATCAAATTCTCGCACTTGCCTCCGGTGCCAAAACATACAAACTAAAATTCGGTCATCACGGTTCTAACCAGCCCATAAAGAATCTGAAAACAGGTCGTGTAGAAATTACTGCTGAAAACCATAATTTTGCAGTTAAGACAAGGCAAATAGGAGATATGAGATGGGGGATTGAAGGTAATTCTGATTTTGAAGTAACACATATAAATCTTAACGATGGCACACTTGAAGGTATGGAACATAAAAAACTGCCAATATTTTCCGTCCAATTTCATCCTGAAGCATCACCAGGCCCACACGACACAAAATATCTTTTTGAAAAATTTGCAAAAATGGTTAACGAATAAATTATTTGACCGCCACTGAAGTGGCGTAGAAACATATGAAAAAAGTAATAATCCCAATTTTGTTGGTTATCGTTCTAATTATTGGAAATCATATTTTTAATCTTATTGAATCAAAAAATACCAAGCCAACTTCTTTCAACTTCAGTTTTCCAGATGGCAAACTTCATAAATCTATCGCTGATAGATATAAAATCCCTGCTGATACAAAAATCAAAGATATAGAACTTGTCGGTACATTTAACGAATGGGGCTGTCCAAAACATATTGATTATATTCTTAACTCTGCAGGTTTGTATTTTCTGAAAAAGGTTGATGAGAATAGTTATACTACAACACTTAAATTAACACTTAAATTACCACCCGGTATACATTTGTATAAGTTCAGATTGATTCCGAAAGATAAAAAATTGAGAGAAAAAATACAACATATATGGACTGAGGACTTAAACAATTTTAATAAAGTTGACGACCATTTTGGTGGTTTTAATTCTGTAGTTGAAATAAAAACTGTTAAACCTGTAAAGTTAATTTTTAATCTTGTGATGCTCACTTTATTGTTTTTGGTTTTAGTTGCTCCTTTTTTCAATTGGTTTATTAGAATACTGATGCGATTGAATATACGACTTCTACCGAAATTCATTATTATTGCTGGTAGTGTGTTATTATTATTTGGTATAGTTTTGTCATCTGCACTAATTTTGAATCTAAAAAACATTTTTAGAGATACAGATATACAAATTGCCAACCTGCTATATGTTAATTCTGATGAACATTTGAACACATTATTGAGAGACAAGAAAACAGAACCACCAACACAAACAAATACTTTCTGGAAAGTGGTTGCACGGTTCCGTGATACAAAAGGTATCAGCAGTTTTGTTGCATTACGCAAGATTGATATTACCAATGTAGTTGTATATAGCAGTGATGGCATCCCTCTAACATTAGGTGCTGCTGAAAATACGACCCTGTGGTTAAATGCTCATCCTGAATCCTTTAAGTTACTAATTAAAAATCTCTATACCAAAATTGATTTCTCCAATATACACGACCTAACATACGCAAGAGTTGAGCCAACATATTACACATTAAAACTTTATCCTAAGAAAAATATTTTTTCTGATTTTTTATTAACCTTAAAACTTATTATTCAAACAAAACAACTCTTTCCTTATAATGCATTTATCTATCCCATCAGAACAATAACAAAAGTTCATGGCTATTTTCTTATTTTTTCATACTATAACTTAAAACAATGGCAACTTGCTAATATCCTATCTTCATCCGGGTATTCACTACTTTTAATTTCAATCATTGGGATTATGGTTTTGATATTTGTGATTCAGGTTTTGCTAATGCCTGTATATACATTGGTTAAAGAAATGAGGCGAGTAGAAAATATGGATTTCAATGCTCGTGTCTATTTCAAAACAAAAGATGAGATAGGGCAATTAGGTTCCGCATTTA comes from the Elusimicrobiota bacterium genome and includes:
- a CDS encoding tetratricopeptide repeat protein; its protein translation is MEKIKWYEKTWVIVLCLLFFAPLGLYLIMRSKRHKTHIKVIFVVVFLFLLPLLVSFSIIGIPLYYFNYSRISSTPPLPFPQKIEEGKFRQGKIYLVPIGKVDKEFIKKLIPYVEERFRYETEIAAPLENKHTYWTYTRTLLDELDKYSAPTDAVRIIGITNLEIKDWDTLKIYWRESEGRLDPTLNRELYFVSGMYPYFPKAIYYAFYYSLIGPKVKGSNVFWLSNVHAPGKIGFISLYRLKEPIFFWKNKEVLLRRSVTEISFILGQSFGFTDCPHKYCVMKEHWDRVSLLDEKKSYLCLNCKLRFETMLAFHDYLITGDLKSQERFANEAIQRDPEDGTGHAVLGLVYKEKGEYKKAEHELWKALETSSENEIAFYLLGEVYYARAQESLKAVKSIQNYIDKEPEEILTFAKRSLISEPDNPFYRVLISFAYFKLEDYEEAEEEINKIKGKEAEALKLAINEMRWAKEKYQKAYQINRFLPSIFYNCAIDFGENKKYAEAIKLYKQAIRIHKDARFYTNLGLDYWNIKDYQKAIVSFREALKIDPNHATAYLGLGKAYGSLGDFEKAELYLRETLRLDPSYAFAYFYLGLIYEKEGNIENAVENYKRCVSLKGKEKEDFQGKMVNIEERMKTLTEEK
- a CDS encoding DUF47 family protein, which codes for MRNIFEWIGMKKEKEVLEHSQEHFGKVIQTVKELEKAVKSFVNKDFTNMRNFIHNVAQYEHDADIIRRKLIADMSTGVILPEDRTDLMNFVIRVDTIADWAHTAGRFLALWDGTVDESFGKELKIFIETSVNAVVKLKDVVDTIGNESEQKILELCTAVENTEEIADDQHRDLLKIILKSNLSISQVVVAHDLIEAIENISDACEIVADSLRILAVEISRR
- a CDS encoding adenylosuccinate synthase, whose protein sequence is MSTLVVVGLQWGDEGKGKVVHFLSKDADYIVRYQGGNNAGHTVVFDNNEFVLHLVPSGILEKGKKCIIGNGVVIDPEALVSEINFLEKRGIKVRERLFISDKAHIILPYHKILDAVREKIQKIGTTKKGIGPCYADKLARTGIRLGEYIDRNIFEQLLKNNLDEKAKMVGNIDEIKKSIFRNYSVIVDKIRNYVTDTPALINGLITKKKKIIFESAQGTLLDVDFGTYPFVTSSNPIAGGVCVGCGIGPTKIDKVLGIAKAYTTRVGEGPMPTELQNETGEFIQQKGKEFGATTGRPRRCGWFDAVAVKYAVMLNGCKEIVLTKLDVLDDLKKIKICVDYKYNGKIIKKFPSSRKIMQSINPVYIELSGWQESIKGITRFANLPVNARQYVKKIEQLIGAKISLISNGRSREEIVKMKN
- a CDS encoding response regulator transcription factor, with the protein product MKPIKILIVEDDNIFRELLRERLKEEKDFKIVGETNNGYYVVKLAEEYKPDVVLMDISMPGMDGIEATKRILKKLNTKIIILSVYEDELHILDAVKAGAVGYVPKSKLVEDLIKTIHVVCQKGMSVSEIVISKLVYAVKTTTGAKKFTEREIQILKLVSDGFSNREIADNIFISEKTVKNQLNIIFSKLLVKNRAEAVKEAIHQKIISAG
- a CDS encoding DUF2723 domain-containing protein, whose protein sequence is MMNNKLFWLMIIFLTSFTIYWLTLCPTVYWGDSADFASACWTRGIPHSTGYPLYTLCGTNAMFLGEQLFSGKEPVYWLNLTSVFFGAGSVSLLCIIIIVITNDFFAGIISSFVFAFLNPFWEVSTIAEVYTFNVFLLLLFFLIILLWLQKPDAYKLLYLGMFILGLSLANHLSLVSIIPAVVYILYHQRKILSSNVIITMCCMFLLGLTPYLYIFLRAQLSPVINSGESKTISLFFRFIFQRDFSYLIFQRTPIQILKITGVQFYSLLKEFTFVCIPFVIIGIIKCKKDFFSFSIFAFLGLMVLLSLYGKPGHRTPEADSIFLPGFALFITMTGIGIHFISDMIKSHFKRFGLFFIFSISLIPVWLMYKNFDRNNKRNYFFAYDYAINLLNMLPENGIFLAFDNSYVFSMWYLQNVKNLRTDVKPIFYIYLFQEWYQQQLKRLQPAIIIPSLKRNQKNWSDGILKFIEYNLNNFWVYTDFHPEYEKILKKKFFVFPVGLGFALTNTAHVSVAIPTPIYRIPEKFHKDETVKTVFNNYALTHDYLGKKYLKSGQFDLAINEFNKIVKLIGVNTHLLCNLGIAYYNKRDKNRAIQYWKESLKLEPSNPVPLKMLQRISK
- a CDS encoding alpha-amylase family glycosyl hydrolase, which produces MTDWIKEAIIYEIFPRVFSDEGNFQGIINRLPELQELGVNTLWLMPIQKIGKINRKGTLGSPYAVADHYSINSDLGDEKTFRQLVESAHKNNFRIIIDWVAMYTAWDHPWLKHHPDWYRQNEHGKIISVPNTDWYDIAHLNYGSFELHDAMIDAMAYWLKKFDIDGFRCDTAGNMYGLKPTIFWQKAISELRKIKSEILMLAEWEAPEFHINAFDLTYSWKLYHLLEEVRSNKSNVADIHQVLIQQKKEFPDGALRLRIIENHDEKRATATFGKEAVRVYATLIFTLDGVPLLYNGQEIGSTERPSHFEPFKINWQAGDKKLRNFYKKLIKIRKENPVLYLGTTNKIQTTCDEYIYAFSKEYKDQTVIVVINFSPNTSTVNLKFPSNGIWQDCIGNKTKGLSSQHLNADYQLAPYTSHIFVKK
- the carA gene encoding glutamine-hydrolyzing carbamoyl-phosphate synthase small subunit, coding for MKNAVLLLEDGEIFFGESFGYDGETTGEVVFNTSMTGYQEILTDPSYKGQIVTMTYSHIGNYGINLEDFESVKPHLSGFIVKEYSKTYSNWRAKKSLAEFLKENKIVAIESIDTRALVKKIREKGSMKSIVSTIDFDKKSLLKKLKLAPDIIGRDLVKEVTCKTIYKFTKSPNRQIPHQCIGVGPIAQSPDVIVIDFGVKLNILRLLVEVGLNPIVVPAKTSFEKILSLKPKGILLSNGPGDPEGVPYAIKTTQQLLNSLLVTRYSVPIFGICLGHQILALASGAKTYKLKFGHHGSNQPIKNLKTGRVEITAENHNFAVKTRQIGDMRWGIEGNSDFEVTHINLNDGTLEGMEHKKLPIFSVQFHPEASPGPHDTKYLFEKFAKMVNE
- a CDS encoding adenylate/guanylate cyclase domain-containing protein, which encodes MKKVIIPILLVIVLIIGNHIFNLIESKNTKPTSFNFSFPDGKLHKSIADRYKIPADTKIKDIELVGTFNEWGCPKHIDYILNSAGLYFLKKVDENSYTTTLKLTLKLPPGIHLYKFRLIPKDKKLREKIQHIWTEDLNNFNKVDDHFGGFNSVVEIKTVKPVKLIFNLVMLTLLFLVLVAPFFNWFIRILMRLNIRLLPKFIIIAGSVLLLFGIVLSSALILNLKNIFRDTDIQIANLLYVNSDEHLNTLLRDKKTEPPTQTNTFWKVVARFRDTKGISSFVALRKIDITNVVVYSSDGIPLTLGAAENTTLWLNAHPESFKLLIKNLYTKIDFSNIHDLTYARVEPTYYTLKLYPKKNIFSDFLLTLKLIIQTKQLFPYNAFIYPIRTITKVHGYFLIFSYYNLKQWQLANILSSSGYSLLLISIIGIMVLIFVIQVLLMPVYTLVKEMRRVENMDFNARVYFKTKDEIGQLGSAFNEMVKGLKEREFVKETFKRYVAKPVVEKILKNPGMLHLKGERRNISVLFVDIRGFTKYAEASQPEEVLETLNQYFDKIIDVIFEYEGTLDKFIGDCVMAVFGVPLEQQDHYLRACKCALKIRDEIIKLNQIRTLQNKQILHTGIAINTGEAVAGNIGSEKRTDYSVIGDTVNVAFRLQQICYPGQVLIGENVYQYVKAEVAVPEPFETEIKGRIKPVKVYELLNVNDV